The following proteins are encoded in a genomic region of uncultured Umboniibacter sp.:
- the aroK gene encoding shikimate kinase AroK — MKSRQNIFLVGPMGVGKTTIGRLLADRLGRHFYDTDRVIEERTGADIPWIFDVEGEAGFRRREQAVCAELAKEQALVIATGGGIVVNEENRRAIRRDGIVIFLFATIDQLVDRTAKDTRRPLLQNDNPRKVIAEIFDSRLPLYQELADITVATDKSAPRLLVNDILRQLDQHHENS, encoded by the coding sequence ATGAAGTCTCGTCAGAATATTTTTTTAGTTGGGCCGATGGGAGTGGGGAAGACAACCATTGGCCGATTACTTGCCGATCGATTGGGTCGGCATTTTTACGATACGGATCGAGTGATCGAAGAGCGAACAGGCGCAGATATCCCTTGGATCTTCGACGTAGAAGGTGAAGCGGGATTCCGCCGAAGAGAGCAAGCGGTTTGTGCCGAATTGGCGAAAGAGCAGGCGTTAGTTATCGCGACTGGCGGTGGAATCGTAGTTAATGAAGAGAATCGTCGAGCAATTCGACGCGACGGTATTGTTATTTTTCTCTTCGCAACGATCGATCAGTTAGTAGATCGCACTGCGAAAGATACACGTCGACCGTTACTCCAGAACGATAATCCGCGAAAAGTTATTGCTGAAATCTTCGACTCTCGCCTACCCCTCTATCAAGAATTAGCAGATATCACCGTTGCAACCGATAAGTCCGCACCGCGTCTTTTGGTGAATGATATTCTGCGACAGTTGGACCAACATCATGAAAACTCTTAA
- a CDS encoding type IV pilus secretin PilQ family protein has translation MIRQTKIALTMLAGALTSVPLLASELTNIEFNTLPGEQLEAVLTFDTEAPAASGYLMESPARIIVDLPDTDNGVDQRRFNLSGDVATSAMLLSTDEKTRLVFNLSGAGQYEMLTRGNKVSVIIDKPRATSASQGMTQQFSGAATSANQLADFDFRRGDRGEGNVILDLGSASANVDVDTRGSDIVVTIPNYTVPARLLSRMDVVDFATPVSLVSFEQRGQDAVVTINTSDDFDMSAYQANDEFVVSVAPLTREQRVEREAEFAYQGETLSFNFQNIEIRSLLQIIADITQLNLVASDSVQGEITLRLVNVPWDQALDLVLKTKGLDKRLVGNVLMVAPAAEIAERERVELQNSIDLQQLAPLFTEHFEVNYADAAEINALFQQMNEETASGLLSGRGSVIVDERTNSIIMSDTQAKLMEFRELLHKLDIPVRQVSIEARIVLASTGFSRDLGVRWGYDYANSGSDGEATIGTGTVDGVVDIVNGDPINYGDGPGGLVVDLAATPSAGTATSFAVGLLSSSGNFLTLELSALEAEGRGEVISQPKVIAGNQQTAVIQSGSEIPYQQATSSGATAVQFKEATLKLEVTPQITPDNRIIMQLVINKDSIGEVVAGVPTIDVTQLETQVIADNGQTIVLGGIFEQAVVESEAKTPILGDLPVIGHLFKQTSRQNDKQETLIFITPRILEAPLDSQ, from the coding sequence ATGATCCGTCAAACTAAAATTGCATTGACTATGCTGGCAGGCGCGCTAACTTCAGTACCGCTGTTGGCTTCGGAATTGACGAATATTGAGTTCAATACTCTACCGGGTGAGCAGCTTGAGGCAGTCCTAACTTTTGATACCGAGGCGCCAGCAGCTTCGGGTTATCTCATGGAGTCCCCCGCTAGGATAATTGTTGACCTGCCTGATACTGACAACGGTGTTGATCAACGTCGATTTAATCTATCTGGCGACGTTGCAACGAGTGCCATGTTGCTCTCAACGGACGAAAAAACCCGTCTCGTTTTTAATCTGAGTGGGGCTGGCCAATATGAAATGCTAACACGTGGAAATAAAGTGTCAGTGATTATTGATAAGCCACGAGCTACGTCCGCTTCACAAGGTATGACGCAACAATTTTCGGGCGCAGCAACGTCGGCTAATCAACTTGCTGATTTCGATTTTCGCCGCGGCGATCGTGGCGAAGGCAATGTCATACTAGATCTAGGCAGTGCTAGCGCGAATGTTGACGTCGATACACGAGGTAGCGACATCGTTGTCACTATCCCGAACTATACCGTACCAGCAAGGTTGCTGAGCCGTATGGATGTCGTGGACTTTGCTACGCCAGTGAGCTTAGTATCTTTCGAACAACGCGGACAAGATGCCGTTGTGACCATCAATACCTCTGATGATTTCGATATGTCTGCTTATCAAGCTAATGACGAGTTTGTGGTGAGTGTAGCGCCATTGACTCGAGAGCAACGCGTCGAGCGAGAAGCTGAGTTTGCCTATCAGGGCGAGACGTTAAGCTTTAATTTTCAGAATATCGAAATTCGTTCGCTGCTACAGATTATTGCCGATATTACACAGTTGAATCTTGTTGCTAGCGACAGTGTTCAGGGTGAGATCACTTTGCGACTCGTCAACGTTCCATGGGACCAAGCTCTTGACTTAGTGCTAAAAACCAAGGGTCTAGACAAACGGTTAGTTGGTAATGTTCTTATGGTTGCTCCTGCGGCTGAGATTGCCGAGCGTGAGCGAGTAGAGCTTCAGAACAGCATTGATCTTCAGCAGCTCGCTCCGCTGTTCACCGAGCATTTCGAGGTGAATTATGCAGATGCGGCGGAGATTAATGCATTATTCCAGCAGATGAATGAAGAAACGGCTTCAGGCCTGCTAAGTGGACGCGGCAGTGTTATTGTCGATGAACGTACCAACTCCATCATTATGAGCGATACACAGGCTAAATTGATGGAATTTAGGGAGCTATTGCATAAACTAGATATCCCCGTTCGTCAGGTATCTATTGAGGCGCGTATCGTCTTGGCAAGTACTGGCTTCAGTCGTGACCTTGGTGTTCGCTGGGGCTATGACTACGCGAATTCAGGAAGTGACGGTGAAGCAACTATTGGTACGGGCACCGTTGACGGAGTTGTCGATATTGTCAACGGTGATCCGATAAATTACGGAGATGGTCCGGGCGGCCTGGTAGTTGATTTAGCAGCGACACCCTCCGCAGGGACTGCTACCTCGTTCGCGGTAGGTTTATTATCTTCGAGTGGCAACTTCCTGACCTTAGAGCTTTCGGCTTTGGAGGCTGAAGGTCGCGGTGAAGTTATCTCTCAACCTAAAGTTATAGCAGGTAACCAACAAACGGCTGTCATTCAATCGGGTTCAGAGATTCCCTACCAGCAGGCAACGTCCAGCGGTGCGACAGCAGTCCAGTTCAAGGAAGCAACCTTAAAGTTGGAAGTAACCCCGCAAATTACACCGGACAACCGAATTATCATGCAGTTAGTGATTAATAAAGATTCCATCGGTGAGGTCGTAGCGGGAGTTCCGACCATCGATGTGACTCAACTTGAAACACAAGTCATTGCTGATAACGGTCAAACCATTGTTTTAGGTGGTATTTTTGAACAAGCTGTGGTCGAATCGGAGGCTAAGACGCCAATACTTGGTGATCTTCCGGTAATCGGGCATCTGTTCAAGCAAACGAGTCGTCAAAATGATAAGCAAGAAACGCTTATCTTTATTACGCCACGTATTTTGGAGGCGCCCCTAGATAGCCAATAG
- the pilO gene encoding type 4a pilus biogenesis protein PilO, producing MSLQESLSKLNEIDINDIDFENIGTWSLGGRIFVWLLLAVIVAGVGYWFVIQPQIDQLEQSKAQEVEKRRQFESMAAQASSIDVYRAQLVEIEQSFSALLSQLPSETEVPGLLDDISETGINSGLSFKTIQLRPEQVREYYIELPIQITVSGGYHDMGTFVSGVAGLSRIVTLHNFDISGSNPDDLQMEITASTYRYKGGDE from the coding sequence ATGTCGTTACAAGAATCGCTATCCAAGTTGAATGAGATTGATATCAATGATATCGACTTTGAGAATATTGGAACTTGGTCGCTTGGTGGGAGAATCTTTGTTTGGTTACTACTCGCGGTAATTGTCGCGGGAGTAGGCTACTGGTTTGTGATTCAACCGCAGATCGATCAGCTAGAGCAATCTAAGGCGCAGGAAGTTGAGAAGCGTCGGCAGTTTGAATCGATGGCGGCACAGGCTTCTAGTATTGACGTCTACCGCGCTCAATTGGTAGAAATTGAGCAATCGTTTTCGGCGCTACTTTCACAGCTTCCATCTGAAACAGAGGTTCCTGGGCTGCTCGATGATATTTCAGAGACCGGCATTAACAGCGGTTTGTCTTTTAAGACGATCCAGCTGCGTCCAGAACAGGTTCGCGAATATTACATTGAGCTCCCTATTCAGATCACCGTTTCAGGTGGCTATCACGATATGGGAACTTTCGTTAGTGGCGTTGCGGGGCTGTCACGAATCGTCACCCTGCACAATTTTGATATTAGTGGCAGCAATCCTGACGATTTGCAGATGGAAATTACTGCCAGTACCTATCGCTACAAGGGAGGTGATGAGTAA
- the pilM gene encoding type IV pilus assembly protein PilM: MSLKGLFAKPQRRLLGLDVSSTAVKLLELSKSGDKYRIEAYGVLGIPEGAVVDRTIKDPEAVSAVIRKLVSRTGTKLKGAAVAVTGSSVIIKRLQMPAELSESDLETRIIMDAEQYITFPIEEVSLDFEVLGPSQTEGQLDVLLVACRSENVEMLADVVSAAGLVPEVVDVEVFALARAFSFVAPQLEADKDSAIALFDIGATATNITVIQGGATGVPREVNFGGHLLTDQIMQRYGLSLEEAGQAKRLGGLPDDYQSEVLAPWIEDAVDQLQSNLRNYVSAAAIDEVDYVVLAGGGAAIPGLAEAFEARTGIQSFVADPFARVNFAKRINKRALQSDAQAMTVATGLAMWSFIDGKH; encoded by the coding sequence ATGAGTTTAAAGGGGCTGTTTGCAAAACCCCAGCGTCGCCTTCTTGGTCTTGATGTTAGCTCAACAGCGGTCAAACTGCTGGAGTTGAGTAAATCTGGAGATAAATACCGAATAGAAGCCTACGGCGTTCTTGGTATTCCTGAAGGGGCCGTTGTTGATCGTACAATAAAGGATCCTGAAGCAGTATCCGCGGTGATACGAAAGCTAGTTTCCCGTACTGGAACCAAGTTAAAGGGTGCTGCCGTCGCAGTAACCGGATCTTCGGTGATTATCAAGCGTTTACAAATGCCGGCAGAGCTCTCGGAGTCTGACCTGGAAACGCGGATTATCATGGATGCTGAGCAGTATATCACTTTCCCGATCGAAGAGGTTTCGTTGGATTTTGAGGTGCTTGGACCCTCTCAAACAGAAGGTCAGCTAGATGTTCTCCTCGTGGCTTGTCGCTCCGAAAATGTTGAAATGCTGGCGGATGTGGTTTCTGCTGCGGGCCTAGTGCCAGAGGTTGTCGACGTAGAAGTGTTTGCCTTGGCTCGAGCATTTAGCTTTGTTGCGCCACAGTTAGAGGCTGATAAAGACTCAGCCATAGCACTATTTGATATTGGTGCTACTGCAACTAACATTACCGTCATCCAGGGAGGGGCTACTGGGGTTCCGCGCGAGGTGAACTTTGGTGGTCATCTACTAACCGATCAGATTATGCAGCGATATGGCCTCTCCTTGGAGGAAGCTGGGCAGGCAAAGCGCTTGGGTGGCTTGCCGGATGACTATCAGTCAGAGGTGCTCGCCCCCTGGATTGAAGATGCAGTGGATCAATTGCAAAGCAACCTGCGCAACTATGTTTCTGCGGCGGCAATTGATGAAGTTGATTATGTGGTATTGGCTGGTGGAGGTGCTGCCATACCGGGACTTGCGGAGGCATTCGAAGCCCGTACTGGTATTCAAAGTTTTGTCGCGGATCCGTTCGCTCGGGTTAATTTCGCGAAGCGAATTAATAAGCGCGCCCTTCAGTCAGATGCCCAGGCGATGACCGTAGCAACAGGCTTAGCGATGTGGAGTTTTATTGATGGCAAACATTAA
- a CDS encoding PilN domain-containing protein encodes MANINLLPWRDKRRELKKKEFIQICFLVVVSVAGALFAVSQWYSAVQDNQAQRNALLDNEIRQLRLQVAEIRSLREQKQEMIDRMTVIQSLQGDRPMIVHLFDQLARTLPQGVFYNTVKREGDRIQIVGIAESSARISALIRRLEASEWFDDPRPTEIKAAPQYGEFASQFSLVMQITKPSQEEEDS; translated from the coding sequence ATGGCAAACATTAACCTACTCCCGTGGCGCGACAAGCGCCGCGAGCTCAAGAAGAAAGAATTTATTCAGATTTGCTTCTTGGTTGTAGTTTCCGTAGCGGGCGCCCTGTTTGCAGTGTCTCAATGGTATTCCGCAGTTCAGGATAACCAGGCTCAGCGCAATGCGCTGTTGGATAACGAGATACGCCAGTTACGACTTCAGGTCGCAGAAATTCGTTCGTTGCGAGAGCAAAAGCAAGAAATGATTGATCGAATGACTGTAATCCAAAGTCTGCAGGGTGATCGACCAATGATTGTTCACCTATTCGACCAGTTGGCGCGAACCTTACCTCAGGGCGTCTTTTATAATACCGTCAAGCGTGAAGGTGATCGCATTCAAATTGTGGGGATAGCTGAGTCTAGTGCTCGTATCTCTGCATTGATAAGGCGTTTAGAGGCATCTGAGTGGTTTGATGACCCGAGACCGACCGAGATTAAGGCGGCTCCGCAGTACGGAGAGTTTGCTAGTCAGTTTAGTCTGGTGATGCAAATCACAAAGCCATCGCAAGAAGAGGAGGATAGCTAA
- the aroB gene encoding 3-dehydroquinate synthase, whose translation MKTLNVELGERSYPIYIGTDLLSDKLLFEKHIRATQVCIVTNDTLADSYAKQVAAALSEFQLTTVVLPDGESFKTLDTLQRIFDQLLEERHNRTTTLIAVGGGVIGDMTGFAAACYQRGVDFIQVPTTLLSQVDSSVGGKTGVNHPAGKNMIGAFYQPQAVTIDLSVLKTLPARELSAGLAEVIKYGLIWDHSFFEWLELNISGLMACDLALMEYAIQQSCATKAEVVAADEREGGLRAILNLGHTFGHAIETHQGYGTWLHGEAVGTGMVVAAELSQVRGYISEQFVIRIRELISAAGLPTHVPSEMSNTEFLQLMAVDKKVLDGQLRLILNVGHGKSAIFDDITEESVKVALDRCRKEI comes from the coding sequence ATGAAAACTCTTAACGTTGAACTGGGTGAGCGTAGTTACCCTATCTATATTGGTACGGACCTCCTGTCGGACAAATTGCTCTTTGAGAAGCATATTCGCGCTACTCAAGTTTGTATTGTTACTAACGATACCCTCGCTGACAGTTATGCCAAGCAAGTGGCCGCTGCGTTGAGCGAATTTCAATTAACTACCGTAGTGCTTCCAGATGGTGAATCTTTTAAAACACTCGATACACTCCAGCGCATCTTCGATCAGCTTCTCGAGGAGCGGCATAATCGAACTACCACACTCATCGCAGTTGGTGGAGGCGTAATTGGAGATATGACTGGATTTGCCGCCGCGTGCTACCAACGGGGTGTTGATTTTATCCAAGTCCCTACGACCTTATTATCACAGGTTGATTCGTCCGTTGGCGGTAAGACTGGTGTTAATCATCCAGCTGGTAAGAACATGATTGGTGCTTTCTATCAACCTCAGGCCGTAACGATCGATTTGAGCGTATTAAAGACCCTGCCCGCCCGAGAGTTATCAGCGGGTTTAGCTGAAGTGATTAAATATGGATTAATTTGGGATCATAGCTTTTTCGAGTGGTTAGAGCTCAATATTTCAGGGCTGATGGCCTGTGATTTAGCGCTGATGGAATACGCTATTCAGCAATCTTGCGCCACTAAGGCCGAGGTAGTTGCGGCTGACGAACGAGAAGGTGGTCTTAGAGCTATTTTAAATCTAGGTCACACTTTCGGCCATGCTATCGAAACTCATCAGGGTTACGGTACCTGGCTTCACGGTGAGGCCGTTGGAACCGGAATGGTCGTCGCCGCTGAACTCTCTCAGGTGCGCGGTTATATCAGTGAGCAATTCGTAATTCGAATTCGCGAGTTAATCTCAGCCGCAGGCTTGCCTACTCATGTCCCCTCGGAGATGAGCAACACTGAGTTTCTTCAGCTCATGGCGGTTGATAAAAAGGTATTAGACGGTCAGCTACGGCTGATACTCAACGTTGGGCACGGCAAAAGTGCCATTTTTGACGATATTACCGAAGAATCTGTTAAAGTAGCGCTTGATCGCTGCCGAAAGGAAATTTGA
- the gltB gene encoding glutamate synthase large subunit: MSNGLYNVDEFRDNCGFGLIAHMHGEPSHRLLSTAIESLAAMTHRGGIAADGKTGDGCGLLLQMPDTFMRTTAKEAGFELSDRYAVAVIMASKDASSFATQEATINGWITKEGMSVLGWRKLPTNADCLGPIALSSQPDFYHVFIDPNELADDVFNARMLAARRRIHLELAGQKGFYIASMSTGVVSYKGLMMPVDLPNFFSDLQDERLETGICVFHQRFSTNTLPQWHLAQPFRMLAHNGEINTITANRNWAEARLSKFNCELLPELKEIGPLVNRSGSDSSSLDNMLELLLVGGTELHKAVRMLVPPAWQNLEDMDPDLRAFYEYNSMHMEAWDGPAGLVITDGRYAVCTLDRNGLRPSRWVLTDDNFFTIASEIGVYDYAPESVVAKGRLGPGQMLTVDTHTGELLRTEDIDKLLKEAAPYRDWLRREAIRLEHLSYDGDLPAVSGDQLSTLQKLHGVSTEERIQVMRPLAEGGQEGVGSMGDDTPMAVLSAKERSIYDYFRQKFAQVTNPPIDPLREAIVMSLETCVGREKSMFTTTADHASRIIMSSPVLTPHKFYTLVRSGFEAHRVFNLDLSYDPAQHNLETAVKALCEKAAQSVRDGFSVTVITDRDPAINTLSIPALMATGALHHYLIERGLRCDTNLLVETGSARDSHQVAALIGYGATAVFPYLAYAIIDDMVASDDVLVDRERGYKNYEKGINKGLLKILSKMGISTINSYRGAQLFEAVGLSSDVIELCFKGTSSRIEGAGFGELETDIKALSKRAWKARLGLDAGGLLKYVHGGEYHAFNPDVVMALQVAVKSGDYGDWEKYAALVNDRPVATLRDLLRIKPQASIDLSEVEPWEAIVKRFDSAGMSLGALSPEAHEALAVAMNRLGGRSNSGEGGEDPVRYGTEKVSKIKQVASGRFGVTAAYLRSAEVIQIKVAQGAKPGEGGQLPGGKVNALIARLRYSVPGVTLISPPPHHDIYSIEDLAQLIFDLKQVNPNALISVKLVSEPGVGTIAAGVAKAYADLITISGYDGGTAASPLTSIRHAGSPWELGLAEAHQMLRANDLRGKVRVQTDGGLKTGLDVIKAAMLGAESFGFGTAPMVALGCKYLRICHLNNCATGVATQNEQLRDDHFSGTVENAMNFFKFVAMETRVLLAQLGLRSMAELIGRVDLLERTDTNMPKRAALDLGPLIHTDEFLDSKPQFCEVESNDPYDKAELAEQMVRDTLAAIKAGQGGEFSYPVDNEDRSIGARVSGEIAVRHGDKGLQNEPLVLNLKGVAGQSLGVFNASGLHINLEGDANDYVGKGMSGGRISIRPATGSRFLAKDTSIVGNTCLYGATGGELFAAGQAGERFAVRNSGATVVVEGAGDHCCEYMTGGQVVVLGQTGYNFGAGMTGGVGFVLDLEDNFPHRYNRELVEIRRLFGAAFEEYRVHLRELIQKHVDSTGSAWGKDVLENFDRYISHFWLVKPKAAAVDDLLSQIRTRPE, from the coding sequence ATGTCGAACGGTTTATACAACGTCGATGAATTTCGAGATAATTGTGGCTTCGGCCTGATCGCCCACATGCATGGCGAACCGAGTCACCGCCTGCTTTCTACCGCAATCGAATCGCTCGCAGCGATGACCCACCGTGGCGGTATCGCCGCCGATGGAAAGACCGGAGATGGCTGTGGCTTGTTACTGCAGATGCCAGATACCTTCATGCGTACTACGGCAAAAGAAGCGGGCTTTGAGCTATCTGACCGCTACGCAGTCGCGGTTATCATGGCATCCAAAGACGCGTCGAGCTTCGCTACGCAAGAGGCGACTATAAACGGCTGGATCACGAAGGAAGGCATGTCAGTGTTGGGCTGGCGAAAGCTACCAACTAATGCCGACTGTCTAGGTCCTATCGCCCTGAGCTCGCAGCCTGATTTCTATCACGTATTTATTGACCCCAACGAGTTGGCAGATGATGTCTTCAATGCACGAATGCTCGCCGCTCGTCGCCGTATTCACCTTGAGCTAGCTGGTCAGAAAGGCTTCTATATCGCCAGTATGTCAACGGGTGTTGTTAGCTATAAAGGCCTGATGATGCCGGTAGATCTGCCGAATTTCTTTAGCGATCTTCAGGACGAGCGACTCGAAACAGGAATCTGTGTATTCCACCAACGTTTCTCTACTAATACCTTGCCGCAATGGCACCTAGCGCAGCCATTCCGTATGCTCGCACACAACGGTGAGATCAATACCATTACGGCTAATCGCAATTGGGCCGAGGCACGTCTTAGCAAGTTCAACTGTGAACTGCTGCCCGAGCTGAAGGAAATCGGCCCGCTGGTAAACCGTTCAGGATCAGACTCTTCTAGCCTGGACAACATGCTGGAGCTGCTGCTTGTTGGAGGCACCGAGCTACATAAGGCAGTTCGTATGCTAGTGCCGCCTGCTTGGCAGAATCTGGAAGATATGGACCCTGACCTTCGCGCCTTCTATGAGTACAACTCGATGCACATGGAAGCCTGGGATGGCCCGGCTGGACTTGTTATTACGGATGGTCGCTATGCGGTGTGTACGCTGGATCGCAATGGGCTACGACCAAGCCGTTGGGTGTTGACTGACGACAACTTCTTCACTATCGCTTCAGAAATTGGCGTTTACGATTACGCACCAGAGAGTGTCGTGGCAAAAGGTCGTTTAGGGCCAGGCCAGATGCTTACTGTTGATACCCATACCGGCGAGTTACTTCGTACCGAAGATATCGATAAGCTATTGAAAGAAGCTGCGCCCTACCGCGATTGGCTCCGTCGTGAAGCAATTCGTCTAGAGCATTTAAGCTATGACGGCGATTTGCCCGCGGTCTCGGGTGATCAGTTAAGCACCTTGCAAAAGTTACATGGTGTTTCCACGGAAGAGCGAATCCAAGTCATGCGCCCTCTCGCTGAAGGCGGTCAGGAAGGTGTTGGCTCAATGGGCGACGATACGCCGATGGCGGTATTGTCAGCTAAAGAGCGGTCGATATACGACTACTTCCGTCAGAAATTTGCGCAGGTTACGAACCCACCAATCGACCCTTTGCGAGAGGCTATTGTCATGTCGCTCGAGACCTGTGTTGGACGTGAAAAGTCGATGTTTACCACCACGGCTGACCACGCATCTCGAATTATCATGAGTTCGCCGGTGTTGACACCGCACAAATTTTATACGCTAGTGCGCAGTGGCTTTGAAGCGCATCGCGTGTTCAATTTAGACCTCAGCTACGACCCTGCGCAGCACAATCTAGAGACTGCAGTAAAAGCACTATGTGAGAAGGCAGCGCAGTCGGTTAGAGACGGTTTCAGCGTCACGGTCATCACTGATCGCGACCCCGCGATTAATACCCTGTCAATCCCAGCGCTTATGGCGACGGGTGCGCTACACCATTATCTTATTGAGCGTGGTTTACGCTGTGATACTAACCTCTTGGTTGAAACGGGCTCAGCGCGTGATTCACACCAGGTGGCGGCGCTGATTGGCTATGGCGCCACGGCTGTTTTCCCTTACCTTGCCTACGCCATTATCGATGATATGGTAGCCAGCGATGATGTACTCGTAGATCGCGAACGCGGCTACAAGAATTACGAGAAGGGCATCAATAAGGGCCTACTCAAAATCCTATCTAAGATGGGTATCTCTACCATCAACTCCTACCGCGGCGCGCAGTTATTCGAAGCGGTCGGACTGTCGTCCGATGTCATTGAACTGTGTTTCAAAGGAACCTCCAGCCGTATTGAAGGAGCTGGTTTTGGTGAGCTAGAAACCGATATTAAAGCGCTGTCGAAGCGAGCTTGGAAGGCGCGTCTAGGGCTTGATGCAGGCGGCCTGCTTAAATATGTTCACGGCGGCGAGTATCACGCATTCAATCCCGATGTCGTCATGGCACTTCAAGTCGCCGTAAAATCTGGGGATTATGGAGATTGGGAAAAATACGCAGCGTTAGTCAATGATCGTCCAGTGGCGACGTTGCGTGACTTGCTTCGTATTAAGCCTCAAGCCTCGATTGACCTGAGTGAGGTTGAACCGTGGGAAGCTATCGTCAAACGCTTCGACTCCGCAGGCATGAGCTTAGGTGCGCTTTCACCCGAGGCCCATGAAGCGCTAGCCGTAGCAATGAATCGTTTGGGAGGCCGCTCCAACTCAGGTGAAGGTGGCGAAGATCCAGTGCGCTACGGCACGGAGAAGGTCTCAAAGATTAAGCAGGTTGCGTCGGGGCGTTTCGGTGTCACCGCAGCTTACCTTCGAAGCGCAGAAGTCATTCAGATCAAAGTTGCTCAAGGTGCGAAGCCGGGCGAAGGTGGTCAGCTACCGGGTGGCAAGGTGAATGCACTCATTGCACGCCTGCGTTACTCGGTACCAGGTGTGACGCTTATTTCACCACCACCGCATCATGATATTTACTCCATCGAAGATTTAGCGCAGCTAATTTTCGACCTGAAGCAGGTTAATCCTAACGCGCTGATCTCTGTGAAGTTAGTGTCAGAACCTGGCGTTGGAACTATCGCTGCGGGTGTTGCAAAAGCCTATGCCGATCTAATTACCATTTCGGGCTACGACGGCGGCACTGCGGCATCGCCACTGACATCCATTCGCCATGCAGGTTCGCCATGGGAATTAGGTTTAGCCGAGGCGCATCAAATGCTTCGGGCGAACGACCTACGAGGCAAAGTACGCGTGCAAACTGACGGCGGTCTGAAAACAGGCCTTGATGTCATCAAGGCGGCTATGCTGGGAGCTGAAAGCTTTGGTTTTGGTACCGCTCCAATGGTTGCCTTAGGTTGTAAATATCTACGTATTTGTCACCTCAACAACTGTGCGACAGGCGTGGCAACTCAGAATGAGCAGCTGCGTGACGACCACTTTAGTGGCACCGTTGAGAATGCTATGAACTTCTTCAAGTTCGTTGCAATGGAGACTCGAGTACTACTTGCACAGCTCGGATTACGTTCCATGGCGGAGCTTATTGGCCGAGTAGATCTACTCGAGCGCACGGACACAAATATGCCGAAGCGAGCGGCTCTAGATCTAGGTCCGCTTATCCATACGGATGAATTCTTAGACTCGAAGCCGCAATTCTGCGAAGTCGAAAGTAATGATCCCTATGATAAGGCTGAGTTAGCCGAACAGATGGTACGCGATACCTTGGCAGCCATCAAGGCGGGCCAAGGTGGTGAATTTAGTTATCCGGTCGATAACGAGGATCGCTCAATTGGTGCTCGTGTCTCGGGTGAGATAGCAGTTCGCCATGGTGATAAGGGGCTGCAGAACGAACCTTTAGTTCTCAATCTGAAGGGTGTCGCGGGGCAGTCGCTAGGCGTATTCAACGCCTCCGGTTTGCACATCAATCTCGAGGGCGACGCCAACGATTACGTAGGTAAAGGTATGTCTGGCGGGCGAATCAGCATTCGTCCGGCGACAGGGTCTCGCTTCCTCGCGAAGGATACTTCCATTGTTGGTAACACTTGCCTATACGGCGCGACGGGTGGAGAGCTATTCGCAGCGGGGCAGGCCGGCGAGCGCTTTGCGGTTCGTAACTCTGGCGCGACGGTTGTCGTAGAGGGAGCTGGTGATCACTGTTGCGAGTATATGACGGGTGGCCAAGTTGTTGTCTTAGGTCAGACAGGCTACAACTTCGGTGCCGGGATGACCGGTGGTGTTGGTTTTGTATTGGATCTAGAAGATAACTTCCCTCACCGTTACAACCGTGAGCTGGTTGAGATCCGTCGACTGTTCGGCGCGGCATTCGAAGAATATCGTGTGCACCTCCGCGAACTGATACAGAAGCACGTAGACAGCACCGGCTCAGCATGGGGCAAGGATGTTCTAGAAAACTTCGATAGATATATTAGCCACTTCTGGTTAGTGAAGCCCAAGGCAGCAGCGGTGGACGATTTGCTCAGTCAAATTCGTACCCGACCAGAGTGA
- a CDS encoding pilus assembly protein PilP: MKKSLLSGLAFTIALSGCSADQSDLQGYVNQVKARPAGRVEPLPEFAPYQTFVYAASGRRAPFELPISAEQMLAQRAAQVSEIQPPADHIQQPLELYAISDLRMIGYVDHQGARWATLQDAGGSVHRIGVGSYIGKNYGRITKITATHIELLEIVPNGPRSWIERPRTMQMVGLEQLGSN; encoded by the coding sequence ATGAAGAAATCTCTCCTAAGTGGCTTGGCTTTTACCATTGCGTTAAGTGGTTGTTCGGCCGACCAGTCAGACCTTCAAGGTTATGTTAACCAAGTCAAGGCAAGACCAGCTGGCCGAGTGGAACCTCTTCCAGAGTTTGCACCCTATCAGACGTTCGTCTATGCGGCATCGGGCCGACGAGCGCCATTTGAACTACCAATTTCAGCGGAGCAGATGTTGGCGCAACGTGCGGCACAGGTCAGTGAGATTCAGCCGCCAGCCGATCATATCCAGCAGCCACTAGAGCTCTATGCGATCTCAGATTTACGTATGATTGGCTACGTGGACCACCAAGGTGCACGGTGGGCGACGCTTCAGGACGCTGGCGGCTCTGTTCATCGAATTGGGGTTGGAAGTTATATCGGAAAGAATTACGGGCGCATTACTAAAATCACCGCCACACACATTGAATTACTTGAAATTGTTCCCAATGGCCCACGCTCTTGGATTGAGCGGCCCCGTACCATGCAAATGGTCGGGTTGGAACAATTGGGCAGCAACTAA